ACACGGACTTTCCGGGAGGCCAGGTTAATGAGTCATGATCTACACGAATCGCTTCGTGAGAACGTACGTATTTTAGGTGACAGTCTCGGGCGTACCATCGCCGACGACCTGGGACAGAGCTTCGTCGACAAGATCGAGACGATTCGCGCCCACGCAAAGCAAGGCCGCCAGGGCGATACGCTGCAGCAGCGCGCGCTAATCGAGTACCTGCGCGAGCTGCCCGAGCGTGATTTGTTACCGGTCACCCGCGCATTCAACCAGTTTCTCAACCTGGCCAACATCGCCGAGCAGCACTACCGCGCGCGCTTTCGCCGGGTCGAGGATTACAAGCCCGGCACCCAGCCCGTGCTCGGCGAGCTTCTGGAGCGCGCCCGTCAGGCCGGCAACTCGCCGCGCTCGCTGGTGGAAACGCTGGCCAACATGCGCGTCGAGCTGGTGCTGACCGCACACCCGACCGAAGTCATTCGCCGCACCCTGATTCAAAAGTACGACGCCATCGACGAGTGCCTGAGCGTCATCGAAAGCGCTGACGAGTACCCCGAGCGCGGCGAGCGCGCTCGCGGGCGGCTTAACGAGCTGATCAGCCAAGCCTGGCATACCGATGAAATTCGCCACGAGCGGCCCACCCCGGTCGACGAGGCCAAATGGGGCTTCGCGGTGATCGAAAATTCGCTGTGGCAGGCGGTGCCGGATTTTCACCGCGATTTGGACAACCTGCTGCTCGAAACCGCCGGCGAGCGCCTGCCGCTGGACGCCGCGCCGATTCGCTACGCCTCCTGGATGGGCGGCGACCGTGACGGCAACCCGAACGTGACCGCTCGCGTGACCAAAGAGGTGCTGCTGCTTGGCCGCTGGATGGCGGCGGATCTCTACCTTCGCGATCTCGATCAGCTCAAGACCGAGCTTTCCATGTGGAAGGCAAACAGCGCCATGAAAGCCGAAGTGGGCGACGTTGCCGAGCCCTACCGCGAGCTTTTGAAGCGCCTGTTGCAAAAGGTCGAGGCGACGCGCGACTGGGCGAAAGCGGGCCTTGACGGTTACAACTTCGACGGCGGGCCGATCATCGAAACCCGCGATCAGCTCTACGCGCCGCTTTTGGCCTGCTACCGCTCGCTGTGTGACGTTGGCCTCGACACCGTTGCCAATGGGGCGCTGCTCGATACGCTGCGCCGCGTGGCGGTATTTGGCGTCACGCTCACCAAGCTTGACCTGCGCCAGGAGGCGAGCCGCCATAGCCAGCTGATGGAGGAACTGACCAGCGAGCTTGGCCTTGGCCACTATCAGCAGTGGGACGAGGCCGACCGTCAGGCGTTTTTGCTCGAGGAGCTGGCCTCCAGCCGACCGCTCATTCCCAGACGCTGGGAGTGCTCGGCGGAGTCTCGTGAAGTGATCGATACCTTCAAGGTGATTGCGGGTGAGCACGCCGAGGCGCTCGGCACCTACATCATCTCCATGGCCGCCGAACCCTCGGACGTACTCACCGTTGCGCTGTTGATGAAAGAGATCGGTGGGCGAGTGTCGCTGCCCATCGCGCCGCTGTTCGAGACGCTCAACGACCTGGACAACGCCGCTGGCGCCATCGATAAACTGCTGGCGTTGCCGGGTTATCGGTCGCTGGTCAAGGACCGCCAGGAAGTGATGATCGGCTACTCCGACTCCGCCAAGGACGCCGGCCAGCTGGCCGCGGCCTGGGCGCAGTACCGCGCCCAGGAGTCGCTGGTCGAGGTGTGCAAGCGCCACGGGGTCGATTTGACGCTGTTTCACGGGCGCGGCGGCACCGTCGGGCGCGGCGGCGGCCCGGCCCACGCGGCGATTCTCTCCCAGCCGCCGGGCTCGGTGAATGGAAGTCTGCGCGTGACCGAGCAGGGTGAGATGATCCGCTTCAAGTTCGGCCAGCCGGATATCGCGCTGCGCTCGATGGAGATCTACGCCTGCGCGGTGCTGGAGGCCACGCTGTTGCCGCCGCCGGCCCCGCAGCCCGAGTGGCGAAAGGAGATGGACGAGCTCGCCCGCGTGGCGCATGCGGGCTATGTCGGCGTGGTCCGCGAGGACCCGGACTTCGTGCCCTATTTCCGCGCGGTGACGCCAGAAGGCGCCCTGGGGCGGCTGCCGCTGGGTTCGCGGCCGACCAAGCGCCGTCAGGACGGCGGCGTAGAAACCCTGCGCGCCATTCCGTGGATCTTCGCCTGGACCCAGATACGCCTGATGCTGCCGGCCTGGCTTGGCAGCGGCGAGGCCTTCGCCAATCGCCTCGAGCAGCCCGGCGGGCGAGAAGTGCTCCAGGAAATGCGGCGCGAGTGGCCGTTTTTTGGCACCTACCTCGACATGCTCGAGATGCTGCTGGCCAAGGCGGACGTGGCGATCGCCGCCTACTACGAGCATCGGCTGGTCGATGAGCCCTCACTCAAGGCGCTGGGCAAGCAGCTGCGTGAGCGCTTCGCGCGCCTGGAAGTCGCCGTGCTGGATATCGCCGATCAAAAGGCGCTGTTGGAGAACACGCCGCTGATTCGTCAGGCGATCGACGTGCGCAATCCCTACATCGACCCGCTTCACGGCCTGCAGGCGGAGCTCTTGCAGCGTAACCGCGACGCCGACGGCGCGATCAGCGCCGACCTTTCCCGCGCGCTGATGGTCACCATGGCCGGCATCGCCGCCGGACTCAGAAACACCGGATAACGCCCCGTGCGTAGCCTCTTGCCGCCGCCTTTGGGCGGCGGCGTCTCTTTTTAAACGCAAGTCAGGCGTGTTATGTCGCTTAAAACATCGACCCGGATCAACAAGTACATCAGCGAAAGCGGGCTCTGCTCGCGCCGCGAGGCGGACCGCTTCGTCGAGCAGGGCAACGTTTACATCAACGGGCGCCGCGCAACGACCGGCGATCAGGTCGTGCCGGGAGACCGGGTCAAGGTCAACGGCCAGGAGATCGAGCCCCAGGAGGAAGAGGACCTGGTGCTGATCGCGCTGAACAAGCCGGTGGGCATCGTCAGCACCACCGAGTCCAGCGAAAAGGCCAACATCGTCGATTTCGTCGGCCACGGCGTGCGCATCTTTCCCATCGGCCGCCTCGACAAGGACTCCCAGGGGCTGATCCTGCTGACCAACAACGGTGATCTGGTCAACAAGATTCTCAGAGCCAACAATAATCACGAAAAGGAGTACGTGGTCACGGTCAACAAACCCGTGACCGACGAGTTCGTTAGCGGCATGCAGGCCGGCGTGCCGATCCTTGGCCAGGTCACCAAAAAGTGCAAGGTGGAGAAGGTGTCGACGTTTGCCTTCAACATCACGCTGGTGCAGGGCCTCAATCGCCAGATTCGCCGCATGTGTGAATATTTCGGCTTCGAGGTGGTGGAGCTCGTGCGCACGCGCATCATGAACGTGTCGCTCAAGGGCCTTACCCTGGGCGACTGGCGCGATCTAACGCCCAGGGAGATCGACACGATCGTCGCTCTTACCGAGGGTTCCGAAGCCGCGCCGCCGCCGCCGCCGCCGGCGCAAAAGCCAAAACCGCGTGCGCGAAAGGGCACTTCCAGCAAAGCGGGTGCTCCGCCCAGGGGAAGAAGCGGCACCGCGCACAAGGCCAAACCCGCCGGGCGGGGCAAGCCCGGTAACGGCAAACCCGCGCCCAAGGGGGCCGGCAAGCCCCCGGCAAAGGGCAAGCCTGCCGCTCAGGGCAAGCGAGCGGGAAAGCCCGCGGGTAAGCCGGTCAATAAAACCGCCGGTAAGCCTTCGGCAAAAAACGGCGGCAAGCCGGCAGCAAAGGGGCGGGCCGTATCGGCCAAACCCGCGCGGGGTAAAGGTAAGCGCTAGCGCCGTAAAACGATATCCCGGAATCAAACAACCGAGCGCTTGTGAAAGCGCTCGGTTTTTTTGCCAATGTTCGAAGCATCACGCCAGCAGGAAGTTACCGATCAGCTCCTTGCCGCCTTCGGTGGCGAACGACTCCGGGTGGAACTGGATGCCGTGAATCGGGTAGTCGCGGTGCTTGACGCCCATCAGCTCGAACTCGCCGGCGGCCTGCCAGCGCTTGCGCTCGGCAAAGTCCGCCGCCGGTAGCCCGCCGACGGTCGCGGTCACTTCCAGGCATTCGGGAAGCGAGGCCGCATCGGCGATCAGCGAGTGGTAGCGCATGACTTCGAGCTGATCCGGTACGTCCTTGAAGACCGAGCGGCCGTCATGATTGATCGGGCTGATCTTGCCGTGCATCGGCAGCGGCGCCTTGATCACCTGCCCACCAAAGACATGAACGATGCCCTGCATCCCCAGGCACACGCCCAGAAGCGGCGTGGTCGGGCCAAGCTTCTCGATCACCTCACCGCAGACGCCGAAGTAGCGCGGATCGTTAGGGGAGCCCGGCCCCGGCGAGATGATGATGCGATCTGGCGCCATGGCCGCCACGGCGTCGAAGTCGATCTCGTCGTTGCGCTTGACCGTAATATTAAAACGCTCGAGCGCGCCGCGGTTTTTCTCCGCGGTCAGAATCTCGCCGATGAACTGGTAAAGGTTGTAGGTGAAGGAGTCGTAGTTATCGATGATCAAAACGTTCATGCCGGGTTCTCCGTGGCGGTTTCTGATCCCTTGACGTCTTCCGGCTCGTCCATGAACGGCGCCAGGGCCTTTCGGGTGCCGGCGAACTTGCGGCGGATCTCCTCGTACTCATCCTCGGCGTTGCTGTCATAGACGTTGCCGCCGCAGGTCTGCACGTAGGCGTTTTCGCCGTTGACGAACACGGTACGGATGGGAATGGCGAAGGTGCAGTCGCCGTTGAAGGAGAATTGGCCCACCGCGCCGCCGTAGGGCCCGCGGCCATCGGTCTCCAGGTCATCGATGATCTTCATCGCCTCGATCTTTGGCGCGCCGGTCAGAGTGCCGGCGGGGAAGTTGCTGGCGAGCGCGGTGAACATGTCCTCGTTTTGATCGATGATACCGACGATCTCGCTGGAGATATGCTGCACGTGGCTAAAGCGCTTGATGTCCATCAGGCTTCTCACCTTGACCGTGCCGAACTGGGCGACCCGGCCGATATCGTTGCGATGCAAATCCACGATCATATTGTGCTCGGCGATCTCCTTGGGATCGTTCAACAGCGCCCGGGCAAGCTGGGTGTCTTCCTGAGCGGTCTTGCCACGGGTCGTGGTGCCGGCCAGTGGAAACGTCTCCATTTCGCCCTGGCGCAGGCGGAACAAAAGCTCCGGGCTTGCGCCGATCAGGCGCTGCTCGCCGAACCGGACGTAATACATTTGCGGTGACGGATTGATGCGCCGAAGCTCACCGTACAGCGCCAGCGTATCGCCTTCTATGCGAAAGCGCTTTTTGAAGCCCACCTCGCACTGGAAGACCTTGCCATCGACGATATCCTGCTTCACCTTCGCCACCGCCGCCGCGTGCTCGTCGCGGGTCATGGTGTCGCCAAGGGCGGTAATCTTGAGCGCGCCGGGGGCAACATCGTCGGACTCGATCAGCCCCTGCAGATACTCGAAGCGGCTGTCGTCGTAGTAGAAGTAGGTGACCTCGCCGGTCATCTTGTCGAGAATCAGCCCGTCCTTGTATAGGCCGAAGCGGAAGGTGTCGAAATCGTCGCTCGCCTTGAGCGTAAGCGTCGGCTCGAAATACTGCATGGCGTCGTAACCCAGGTAGCCGGACAGGCCGCCGGCGTACTTGCGCGAGATGATGTTCTGCGGCATCAGCGAGCGCAGAAGCTCGTAAGGGTTGTCGCTTTCGTAATGATCGATCTCACCGTCGCGGTGCTCGATCGTGAGCGTTTGGCCGTTGGCGTAGATCAAGTATTCCGGGTCGAAGCCGATGATGGAGTGACGCGCCATGTGGCTATCTTCGCCCAGAGATTCGAGCATGTAGCAGTTCTCGAAAGCGCGCTCGATCTTCTGAAACAAAGCGAAGAAATCGCAGTCGGCGGCAAGCGTGACGTAGTGTGGCTTTCGCGGCAGAGTAAAAGGCGTGGGGCCGGCGCTCATGGAGTGTCCTTGAATACGTGTGTGTTGGAAGAAAATGCCCGGGCGCCTCGGGAAACCGTAGCGATGCCGACGCCCAGCGTTTCGGCGATTTTTCGGTGCGCCACGCCTTCATCGAGCAGCTTGAAAATTTGTAGCCGTTTAGCGATTTCCTGATACTCTGAAGGCGTTAGCAGGCTATCGAGCGCGTGATCCATCGCGCGCTCTGTGTCGATGTCGAGCAGATAGCGCACGAGCTCGGACTTGAAACCATCCTCTGCCGCCTTATCTGGTACGTTGTTAGCCACGTTAAAAGCCTTTTCGTTTGTACTAGTGTACTAGTACATAACGTTTTGGCACGGCCTGTCAAGCCGATCGCCTTCCAACGCCATCATGTACACCCCTAGTAAGCGCACCGCGCCATCCCGAGAGAGTCGATGACCCACATTTTCATTCAAGCCTTTATCTATCTACTGGCGGCGGTGATCGCCGTGCCGCTGGCCAAGCGTTTCGGGCTCGGCTCGGTGCTGGGGTATCTGGTCGCGGGGGTGGTGATCGGCCCAATGCTTGGGCTGGTGGGTCAGGAAACCGACACCATCCAGCATTTTGCCGAGTTTGGCGTGGTGATGATGCTGTTTCTGGTCGGGATGGAGCTCGACCCCAAAAGCCTCTGGGCCATGCGCGTAAGGCTTCTGGGTCTTGGCGGGCTGCAGGTGGTACTGACCGCCGCCGCCGGTACCGCGATCGGCGTATGGCTCGGCGTGGTGTGGCAAACGGCGCTCGCCGTCGGGCTGGTGCTGGCGCTCTCTTCTACCGCCATCGTGCTCCAAACGCTGAACGAAAAGGGGCTTTCCGCCACCGAAGGCGGGCGCAGTGCTTTTTCCATCCTGCTGTTTCAGGACATGGCGGTGATCCCCATTCTGGCACTGATTCCGCTGCTGGCAGTGGCCGGCGTGGATGGAAGCTCAACTCAGACCGGTCACGACAACGCCGACCTGGTGGCGAGTCTGCCCGGTTGGGCCCACGCACTGGTGGTAGTGGGAGCAGTCGGGTTCGTGATTGGCGCCGGTTATTACCTGATGCCGCTGCTGTTTCGTTACGTAGTGAAATCGAATCTTCGCGAAATCTTTACCGCCAGCGCCTTGATGCTGGTGATCGGGATTGCCGCGCTAATGGGGCTTGTGAATCTTTCACCGGCGCTGGGCGCCTTTCTGGCCGGCGTCGTGCTGGCAAACAGCGAGTTCAAGCATGAGCTCGAGGCCAATATTGAGCCGTTCAAGGGGCTATTGCTGGGGCTTTTCTTCATTACCGTGGGAGCGGGCATCAATTTTGGCGTGCTCATCGAGCAGTGGCATGCCGTGGTACTGCTGGGCCTGGGTGTTATGGCGGTCAAGGGCGCGCTGCTGATCGGGCTTGCCTACGCGTTTGGCATTCGCGGCAGCAACGGCTGGTTGATGACACTCAGCCTGGCCCAGGCCGGCGAGTTTGGTTTCGTGCTTTTGACCTACACGCGTCAGAACGGCGTCATTGGCGAAGGGCTTGCCGAGCTTCTGGCGCTGGTGGTGGCGTTTTCGATGTTTTTGACGCCGCTTTTGTTCATCGCCTTCGACAAGCTCGTGGTGCCGCGCTATCTCGCCGGCAAAACCGAGGCCCAAAAGGCCGATGACTTCGACGAGGAGTCACCGGTGATCGTCGCCGGTGCCGGGCGCTTTGGTCAAATCGTGTGCCGGCTGTTGAGAGCGAGCGACGTGCCGCTGGTCGCGCTGGATCTCGAGCTCAAGCAGATCGAGAACGCGCGCAGTATCAATATCAAAAGCTATTTTGGGGATGCCAGCCGTGCGGATCTGCTCGACCGCGCCGGCATCGCCAACGCCCGCCTGCTGGTGGTGGCGATCGATG
The window above is part of the Halomonas sp. GD1P12 genome. Proteins encoded here:
- the ppc gene encoding phosphoenolpyruvate carboxylase codes for the protein MSHDLHESLRENVRILGDSLGRTIADDLGQSFVDKIETIRAHAKQGRQGDTLQQRALIEYLRELPERDLLPVTRAFNQFLNLANIAEQHYRARFRRVEDYKPGTQPVLGELLERARQAGNSPRSLVETLANMRVELVLTAHPTEVIRRTLIQKYDAIDECLSVIESADEYPERGERARGRLNELISQAWHTDEIRHERPTPVDEAKWGFAVIENSLWQAVPDFHRDLDNLLLETAGERLPLDAAPIRYASWMGGDRDGNPNVTARVTKEVLLLGRWMAADLYLRDLDQLKTELSMWKANSAMKAEVGDVAEPYRELLKRLLQKVEATRDWAKAGLDGYNFDGGPIIETRDQLYAPLLACYRSLCDVGLDTVANGALLDTLRRVAVFGVTLTKLDLRQEASRHSQLMEELTSELGLGHYQQWDEADRQAFLLEELASSRPLIPRRWECSAESREVIDTFKVIAGEHAEALGTYIISMAAEPSDVLTVALLMKEIGGRVSLPIAPLFETLNDLDNAAGAIDKLLALPGYRSLVKDRQEVMIGYSDSAKDAGQLAAAWAQYRAQESLVEVCKRHGVDLTLFHGRGGTVGRGGGPAHAAILSQPPGSVNGSLRVTEQGEMIRFKFGQPDIALRSMEIYACAVLEATLLPPPAPQPEWRKEMDELARVAHAGYVGVVREDPDFVPYFRAVTPEGALGRLPLGSRPTKRRQDGGVETLRAIPWIFAWTQIRLMLPAWLGSGEAFANRLEQPGGREVLQEMRREWPFFGTYLDMLEMLLAKADVAIAAYYEHRLVDEPSLKALGKQLRERFARLEVAVLDIADQKALLENTPLIRQAIDVRNPYIDPLHGLQAELLQRNRDADGAISADLSRALMVTMAGIAAGLRNTG
- a CDS encoding trp operon repressor, with protein sequence MANNVPDKAAEDGFKSELVRYLLDIDTERAMDHALDSLLTPSEYQEIAKRLQIFKLLDEGVAHRKIAETLGVGIATVSRGARAFSSNTHVFKDTP
- a CDS encoding monovalent cation:proton antiporter-2 (CPA2) family protein, with the protein product MTHIFIQAFIYLLAAVIAVPLAKRFGLGSVLGYLVAGVVIGPMLGLVGQETDTIQHFAEFGVVMMLFLVGMELDPKSLWAMRVRLLGLGGLQVVLTAAAGTAIGVWLGVVWQTALAVGLVLALSSTAIVLQTLNEKGLSATEGGRSAFSILLFQDMAVIPILALIPLLAVAGVDGSSTQTGHDNADLVASLPGWAHALVVVGAVGFVIGAGYYLMPLLFRYVVKSNLREIFTASALMLVIGIAALMGLVNLSPALGAFLAGVVLANSEFKHELEANIEPFKGLLLGLFFITVGAGINFGVLIEQWHAVVLLGLGVMAVKGALLIGLAYAFGIRGSNGWLMTLSLAQAGEFGFVLLTYTRQNGVIGEGLAELLALVVAFSMFLTPLLFIAFDKLVVPRYLAGKTEAQKADDFDEESPVIVAGAGRFGQIVCRLLRASDVPLVALDLELKQIENARSINIKSYFGDASRADLLDRAGIANARLLVVAIDDLDRAVSTVEHVKRFYPNVWVLARAFDRGHGYRLREAGADDVVSETYHSALELGSHALTALGVHPMRAKKMAWSFVQSEDAHDAELFEAWKEIEGGQRFSRRYGELFRRLEEALSSAMDEQENEPQKEDVPIWTAPVDVPDKKE
- a CDS encoding anthranilate synthase component I family protein, which codes for MSAGPTPFTLPRKPHYVTLAADCDFFALFQKIERAFENCYMLESLGEDSHMARHSIIGFDPEYLIYANGQTLTIEHRDGEIDHYESDNPYELLRSLMPQNIISRKYAGGLSGYLGYDAMQYFEPTLTLKASDDFDTFRFGLYKDGLILDKMTGEVTYFYYDDSRFEYLQGLIESDDVAPGALKITALGDTMTRDEHAAAVAKVKQDIVDGKVFQCEVGFKKRFRIEGDTLALYGELRRINPSPQMYYVRFGEQRLIGASPELLFRLRQGEMETFPLAGTTTRGKTAQEDTQLARALLNDPKEIAEHNMIVDLHRNDIGRVAQFGTVKVRSLMDIKRFSHVQHISSEIVGIIDQNEDMFTALASNFPAGTLTGAPKIEAMKIIDDLETDGRGPYGGAVGQFSFNGDCTFAIPIRTVFVNGENAYVQTCGGNVYDSNAEDEYEEIRRKFAGTRKALAPFMDEPEDVKGSETATENPA
- the rluF gene encoding 23S rRNA pseudouridine(2604) synthase RluF, with amino-acid sequence MSLKTSTRINKYISESGLCSRREADRFVEQGNVYINGRRATTGDQVVPGDRVKVNGQEIEPQEEEDLVLIALNKPVGIVSTTESSEKANIVDFVGHGVRIFPIGRLDKDSQGLILLTNNGDLVNKILRANNNHEKEYVVTVNKPVTDEFVSGMQAGVPILGQVTKKCKVEKVSTFAFNITLVQGLNRQIRRMCEYFGFEVVELVRTRIMNVSLKGLTLGDWRDLTPREIDTIVALTEGSEAAPPPPPPAQKPKPRARKGTSSKAGAPPRGRSGTAHKAKPAGRGKPGNGKPAPKGAGKPPAKGKPAAQGKRAGKPAGKPVNKTAGKPSAKNGGKPAAKGRAVSAKPARGKGKR
- a CDS encoding anthranilate synthase component II, which gives rise to MNVLIIDNYDSFTYNLYQFIGEILTAEKNRGALERFNITVKRNDEIDFDAVAAMAPDRIIISPGPGSPNDPRYFGVCGEVIEKLGPTTPLLGVCLGMQGIVHVFGGQVIKAPLPMHGKISPINHDGRSVFKDVPDQLEVMRYHSLIADAASLPECLEVTATVGGLPAADFAERKRWQAAGEFELMGVKHRDYPIHGIQFHPESFATEGGKELIGNFLLA